The window CCGCCGACCGATCGCGTCGGCGGTCCGGATCGCGTCCCGAACCATCGCCGGTTCGACGTCGAAGGGTTCGTTGTGGATCGTTTCGTCGGGCGCACAGGCCGCCTCGGCCACCGCGTCGAGTTGTTCGGGCGTCGGCTCCTCGAGCCCGATCTCTGCGAGCGTCACCGGCAACCCGATATCGAGCGAGAAGTCGACGATCTCTTCGACGAACGCGCCCTCGCGACCCTCGAGAACGAGTTGGCTGAGCGTGCCGATATTGACCTTCTCGCCGTGGGTCGCGCCGTGGGTGGCCTCGAGTTGGGTTAGCCCGTTGTGGATCGAGTGGGCCGCCGCGAGGCCGCCGCTCTCGAAGCCGAGGCCGCTTAAGAGGGTGTTGGCTTCGACGACCGACTCGACGCCCTCGGTGACCGCGTCGACCTCGACCGCTTCGACGGCCGGGTCGGCCTGCTCCCGGAGCGTGTCGTAGGCCAGCCGGGCCAGTTCGAGCGCGGCGTCGGTCGGTTCGCCGCCGATCACGTTCGCCGCGCCGGCGCGATCGACCGCGCTGGCCTCGAACCACGTCGCCAGCGCGTCTGCGATCCCCGACCGGAACAGTCGCGTCGGCGCTCCGGCGACGACCGCCGTATCGACGATCACGGCGTCGGGATGCCGGTCGTAGAACCGGTACTCCTCGAACTCGCCGTCCTCGGTGTAGACGACCGAGAGAGCGCTGGTCGGCGCGTCAGTCGACGCGATCGTCGGGAGCGATACCGCCGCTCCGTCGACGATCTCGCGGGCGGCCTTCGCGGTATCGAGGGCCTTTCCCCCACCGGCGCCGATGATCGCGTCCGTCTCCGCGTCGCGACAGACGTCCGCGATCCGGTCGATCTCCTCGGCTGAGGCTTCGCCGCCGAACTCCTCGACGACGACGTCGACACCGGCCCGCTCGAGACTTGCGGTCGCTCGCTCTTCGATAATGTCGAGGACGATATCGTCAGCGAGCAGTAGGACGCGGTCTCCGAGCGGCTCCACGTGCTCGCCGAGTTCGTCGAGAACGTCGCGGCCCTGTACGTAGTGTGGCGGTGCGGCGAACTGTCTGGTCATGCAATCACCGCCCCGCCCTACGGTCCGCGAGGGGATAGAGCTATGCCACGCGTCGCCACGGGCGGGAAGCCACGGAGCTAAAACGGTGACTCGGCGGGTTCGGATTCCTCGTCGTCTTCGTCCTCGTCCTCGCGGACGAGTCCGAACTTCATCCCGTACTTCTCGAGGCCGCCCGCCATGCTCTCGACGGTGGCGTCGGCGGTCCCCTCGTAGGAGCCGATCAACTGCGCCGCCTGGACGCTTGCCTTCCCGTGGGGACAGACCGTGACGATGCGGTCTGCGTCCTCGAACTCGTCGATTCGGCCGGTGAGTTCGTTGAACGGAACGTTCTCGCTGCCTGGGATGTGACTGTGCTCGAAGCTCTTCTCATCACGGATGTCGACGATTCGAACGTCCGCATCCGCCTCGAGGAGGTCCTTGACGTCGTCGGGAGAGATTTCGCCGTCCATCGTCGGCGTCTTTGGACGCAGCGCGAATAAGCGCACGGGTCGCGGTCGGGATCGATACTAAGGGCATCACCACCCGATGAATACAGACGGTGCCGGCCGAAGGCCGGCAGAGAGCCCCGCGGTGATCGGGAAAGCGGTGGTGAGTCGATCGCCAGACGGTACACGAACCGCCGGCGGTGGCGAGGAAACGGCCTCGTGTCGAATGGGATTCAGGCAACGACAGAGGACCCCCATCCCTCGCCATCGGCACTTTCCCCCGTGCCGGATTAAAACTGTCGGCCGCCTGAATAATATCGCTTGGTGAGTACCGGTACGAAACGCGTGTCGGGGAACGCGCCGGCCGATCGAGCCGGGAGAAAGCCGACCGCTATAGCAGTCCGTCCTCGGACGCGAGCAACAGCGCCGCGATCGTCGCGTCGTTGGCCGGCGGCTCGCGAGCCCGTTCGAGCGCCGCCGAGACCGGAACGGTCGTCACCTCGAGGAACTCGTTGTTGTCGAGTTCCCGCTCCCCCGGTTCGAGGCCCTCGGCGTAGACGATCCCGCGGGTGTGTCGGAGCACACCGGTCGCGACGGCGTACTCCTGCAGCAGTGCCGTGCTCGTCGGCCGGAAGCCGGTTTCCTCTTCGAGTTCGCGCTCGGCAGCCGCCGTGAACGACTCGCCGTCCTCGACGATGCCGGCGGGGAGCTCGAGGTGAGTCTCGCGGATCGTCGGCCGGAACTGCTCGACGAAGAGGAGTCTGTCTTCGTCGTCGGCGCCGGTACTCGGCTCGCCGTCCGTCTCGTCGCCGATTCCGTCGACGGTCCCCGCAACTGTACCGTCGATACGGGCCACGATGACGACCGAGTCCGGGAGGGAAGCCCAGTAGTAGCGCTTTTCCGTCCCGTCGGGTTGCTCGTAGCGGTCGTAACCGCCCTCGTACCAGGGCGTCTCGTACTCGGTGGCCTCCTCGCGCAGCGTCCAGTCGTCGGGTACGGGCATGGTCGACCGTGGGGGCTCGAGCAGTGAATAGGTGCTGCTTCCGCAACTCGGGGTCCGATCGGGAGGGACTCAGTCGTCGGACTCGCCGTCGGTGTCAGCGTCGACGTCCGCGTCCGCGTCTGCGTCGGGTTCCGTACCGGCACCAGGTTTCACAATCGATCGGTACAGCCGTCCGAACGCCTGCCGGCGAAGCGTCGCGATCGCCGCGTCCTCTTCTTCCTGGAAGGTGGCGGCGACGGCCTCGTCCGCTGGACCGGCGTGCCAGACGACGCGGGCGGCGTTCTCGTGGCCGACCGTCGTCACGTCGCCGGCGTAGGACTCGCGCCAGTCGTCGAACTCCTCGCGGCTTCCGACCTGGACCTCGAGCAGGCTCGCGAACAGGGCGTCGCGGGCCGTCTCCACGACCTCGCCCGTGACGCGCTCGTCGTACTCCGCCCGGTCGAAGGACATCGCCTTGGCGACCTCGCGGACGACCGTCTGGGCCGCCGGGCCGACCGCCTCGTAGTGTCGCCGCGCGTCGTCGGTCGACGTCGGCGCAACCGTCCCTACAGTGTGCATACCCGAACGATCGGTCGAGAAACAGTTACGCGTTTTCGTTTCCAGTTTCGTCCGTGTCGCCGTCGGCTGTGTCCTCGCCGCCGTCACCGTCAGTGCCTGTCGACTCGGACGCGGATTCGCCGTCTCCGCCCGACTCGTGCATCCGTCGCGTCAACTCCCGCGCTTCCTCGAGGACGCCCTCGGCTTCCGCGGTCAGGGAGCCGCGGCCGGGCTGGCGACTCTGGCGGGCGAGTTCGTTCTCGAGGGCGGGGCGGCCGGGCTGTTGGTTTCCGTGGCCGTGATCGTGCCCGTTCCCGTGGTCGTGTGCGTGTCCCTGGGTTCCGCCCTCGAACTCCGGCGTATCGATCTCGGTGGCATGCTGGCTGACGATCTCCCCCAGTTCCTCGGGACTTCGGTCTGGCCAGTCGGGCGCGTGTTCCTCGAGCCACTCCTCGTGCTCCTGGCGACCGAGCGAGGCCGTGATGGCGAGGTGGTTCGCGAGGTGTTTCGCGTCGGCTTCCTCGGCGTCACAGACCGGACAGGCGTATCCCATACCCGCGACTATGGCCGGCGACAGTAAAAGCACGTCACTCGAGACACCGAGCAGCACTCGTCACTCGAGTTTCCGGATCATGATGATCGCGTCCTCGTCGTCCTCGTAATAGTCGGGGACGCGCCGCAGCGGCTCGAAGCCGAACTCACGGTAGAGCCGTTTCGCACCGTCGTTGGTCCGACGAACCTCGAGTTTGATCGAGTCGGCCCCGCGGGCCGCGAGGACGGCGATCGATCGCGAGAGCAGTGCGGAACCGATCCCGTCGCCGCGTTGCTCCGGGTGGACGGCGATGTCCTTGACGTGGCCGAGTTCCCGGCCGTAGGTCGAGGACACGTCCGAGATGACGTAGCCGACGACCTCGGTATCGCCTTTGACGGCCACGAGAAAACCGGGCTCGCCGAGGAAGCGTTCGAAGGCGTCGTAGGGCCAGGGCTGGGAGAACGACGCGTTCTCGATGCGGACGACTGCGAGCAGATCCGCGCGCTCCGCCGGACGGATCGAAAGCGCGTCGTCGCCGCGGTCCGGAATCGAGGTGGTCACACGCCCGGATAGGCGCCGGAACAGTAAAAGCGGTTGCAATGCAGCAGTCCGCCAGTCGACGCCGCTCGAGGCGGGCCGCTCCGAATCGGCCTGTCGTCGCGGTGCTGACCGGTCAGGCCGGGCAGCGTAACTCACCGTCAGCGAGGCAGCGTCTACTCTTCGTCGTCCTCGTCGATCGTCGTCGTCGGCTCTTTGTCCTCAGTACCGCCGTACTGGCCTTGCTCGTCCTCGTCTTCACCTTCGCTCTCTGCTTCGTCGTCGGTGGAGTCGTCAGTCACGGGAATCACGCTCACTCCGCCGGAATCGCATCCATCTCGTACTGTTCGGTCAGTTCCTTTAACTCCTCGAGGGCGTCCTGCTCCTCGCGGAGGTTCTCCTCG is drawn from Halopiger aswanensis and contains these coding sequences:
- a CDS encoding glycerol dehydrogenase, which gives rise to MTRQFAAPPHYVQGRDVLDELGEHVEPLGDRVLLLADDIVLDIIEERATASLERAGVDVVVEEFGGEASAEEIDRIADVCRDAETDAIIGAGGGKALDTAKAAREIVDGAAVSLPTIASTDAPTSALSVVYTEDGEFEEYRFYDRHPDAVIVDTAVVAGAPTRLFRSGIADALATWFEASAVDRAGAANVIGGEPTDAALELARLAYDTLREQADPAVEAVEVDAVTEGVESVVEANTLLSGLGFESGGLAAAHSIHNGLTQLEATHGATHGEKVNIGTLSQLVLEGREGAFVEEIVDFSLDIGLPVTLAEIGLEEPTPEQLDAVAEAACAPDETIHNEPFDVEPAMVRDAIRTADAIGRRLKAARE
- a CDS encoding rhodanese-like domain-containing protein; translation: MDGEISPDDVKDLLEADADVRIVDIRDEKSFEHSHIPGSENVPFNELTGRIDEFEDADRIVTVCPHGKASVQAAQLIGSYEGTADATVESMAGGLEKYGMKFGLVREDEDEDDEESEPAESPF
- a CDS encoding NUDIX hydrolase; this translates as MPVPDDWTLREEATEYETPWYEGGYDRYEQPDGTEKRYYWASLPDSVVIVARIDGTVAGTVDGIGDETDGEPSTGADDEDRLLFVEQFRPTIRETHLELPAGIVEDGESFTAAAERELEEETGFRPTSTALLQEYAVATGVLRHTRGIVYAEGLEPGERELDNNEFLEVTTVPVSAALERAREPPANDATIAALLLASEDGLL
- a CDS encoding DUF5809 family protein, which gives rise to MHTVGTVAPTSTDDARRHYEAVGPAAQTVVREVAKAMSFDRAEYDERVTGEVVETARDALFASLLEVQVGSREEFDDWRESYAGDVTTVGHENAARVVWHAGPADEAVAATFQEEEDAAIATLRRQAFGRLYRSIVKPGAGTEPDADADADVDADTDGESDD
- a CDS encoding DUF5810 domain-containing protein; protein product: MGYACPVCDAEEADAKHLANHLAITASLGRQEHEEWLEEHAPDWPDRSPEELGEIVSQHATEIDTPEFEGGTQGHAHDHGNGHDHGHGNQQPGRPALENELARQSRQPGRGSLTAEAEGVLEEARELTRRMHESGGDGESASESTGTDGDGGEDTADGDTDETGNENA
- the rimI gene encoding ribosomal protein S18-alanine N-acetyltransferase; translated protein: MTTSIPDRGDDALSIRPAERADLLAVVRIENASFSQPWPYDAFERFLGEPGFLVAVKGDTEVVGYVISDVSSTYGRELGHVKDIAVHPEQRGDGIGSALLSRSIAVLAARGADSIKLEVRRTNDGAKRLYREFGFEPLRRVPDYYEDDEDAIIMIRKLE